The region CGGCTGACAAGGCCGAACACCGGGCGGCTGGGGTCGGGGTCGAGGCCCATCCGGCGTTGCAGCGCGATCTTGTTGGCGGTCTTGCCCGGATCGGGGTTGGCGGCATCAATCGGGGCGGCAAGACAGGGGTCGTGGACCGGGTCCCAGATCCCGGCATCAATGCCGTTCAAAATCCCCGACACGGCGTCGCCGCGCAGACGCAGCAAGCCATCGAGGCCCATCCCGCCCTCGGGGGAGCGGATTTCATCGGCGTAGGTCGGGCTTACGGTGCTGATGGCCTGGGCATACTGCAAGCCGGCCTTGAGAGCCGAGACCAAGCCGTGATGCTCCACACCGTCGATGCCGCGCATCCAGTGGGGCAGGCCGATCAGATCCAAAATCTCGGTGCCGAACAGGCCCATGTAGTGGAGATTGTGGATGGTGAAGAGCACCGGGGGGTGGCGGGCGCCCCAGGCCTTGAGGTAGGCGGGAACGAAACCGGTTTGCCAGTCATGGCAGTGCAGCACGTCGGGCCGCCACTGCATGAGGCCTCCGGTCCCGCCCATCATGGCCGCGACCTTGGAGAGCAGGGCAAAGCGGCGGAAATTATCGGGCCAGTCGTAGCCCGGATAGATCATGTAGGGGTTGCCCGAGCGCTCGAACATGGGCGGGCAGTCGAGCAGCCACAAGGGGCAGCCGGAATCGGGCATTTCGCCTTCGAGCAGGCGGGCCTCCCCCACCCCCAGGGGGTTGCCCAGCGCCACCGAGCGCCCGCTCAGACGGGCCTTGGCCATGGCGTCAGGGTAGGCGGGCAGCAGAAGGCGCGCGTCAATCCCCTGCGCGCGAAGAGCCACCGGCAAGGCTCCGGCCACATCGCCAAGGCCCCCGGTCTTGACCAACGGAAAGGCTTCCGAGGTCACAAACAAAACGTTCATGCGCGTCCCGATCCCTTTTTCGGAAGGCACGAGTTGGGCCTTCCGCATCCGGCGCCTGTGGTGCCAAGAATCCCGGCCCGAGACAAGCGCCATTCGCCCCGCCCCCCCGGCTGCCCGGCAAAAAACCGGCATCGAGGGGAGGGTTTACGATCTGAGTCGAAACATCTCACTTCGGTGATTTGCGCGTCGCCCTTCTTCCCTGCACCTCTTATAAAGGGGAACCACTCACCGCGCCCTCCCGACGCCACGAAGGAGCCGACCCTATGGATGAGATCACGGATTACCACCTCGACATCAACCGGGCGCTACGCGAGACCCTCGCCCTGGTGCTGGCGGGGGGGCGTGGCTCACGGTTGCATGACCTGACCAATCGCGAGTCCAAGCCGGCCGTGCCGTTCGGCGGGAAGTACCGGATCATTGATTTCCCGCTGTCGAACTGCATGAACTCGGGAATCCGGCGCATGTGCGTGCTGACCCAGTACCGGGCGCACACCTTGATTCACCACATCCAGCGCGGCTGGGGCTTCTTGAAGGCGGAGATCGGCGAGTTCGTCGAGCTGTGGCCGGCGCAGCAGCAGACCATCAAAGAAACCTGGTACCAGGGCACGGCGGACGCGGTGCACCAGAACCTGGAGCTGATCCGGGCCCATGATCCGCGCTATGTCCTGATCCTGGCCGGCGATCACATTTATAAGCAGGACTATTCCAAGCTGATCGCCCAGCACATTGCCTCGGGCGCCGACTGCTCGGTGGCCTGCGTGGACGTGCCACGCGCCGACGCCACGGGCTTTGGCTGCGTTGATGTAGATGCCGACGACATGATCGTCGGCTTCTTGGAAAAGCCCGCCAATCCGCCCAGCATCCCGGGCCACCCCGACCGCACCTTTGCCTCGATGGGCATTTACGTTTTCAACGCGGATTACCTTTACGAGATCTTGCGCATCGACGCCGAGGAAGCTGACAGCCAGCACGACTTCGGGCGCGACATCATCCCGTCGCAAGTGGGCCGGGCCCGCATCAAGGCGCACCGCTTCACCCAGTCTTGTGTGTATTCGGTCGGCCGGCGCGAGCCTTACTGGCGCGACGTGGGCACGCTGGATGCCTATTGGGCGGCCAACATTGATCTGGTCAGCGTGACCCCGGCCCTCGACCTTTATGATACCGACTGGCCGATCTGGACCTATCAGATGCAGCGCCCGCCGGCCAAGTTCGTCTTCGACACCGACGAACGGCGCGGCATGGCGGTGGACAGCATGCTCTCGGCCGGCTGCATCGTGTCGGGCGGCAAGGTCAGCGGCTCCTTGCTGTTCAACGACGTGCGGGTGAATTCCTACAGCGAGGTGATCGACACCGTCGTGTTGCCGATGAGCGACATCGGCCGTCATGCTCGCCTGACCAAGTGCATCGTGGGCACGGGCTGCCGCATTCCCGAGGGCCTCGTGGTCGGCGAGGATCCCGAAGAGGACGCCAAGCGCTTCTTGGTCTCCGAGACCGGGATCACCTTGATCACCCCCGAGCATCTGGCTCGGTTGTAAAACCCCGGGGGATTGGCGCGCGGCAAGCGAACCGACGCGCTGCCCCCGTCCCGTGGTGCCGCTTTCCAGGGCAGACGCCCCACGAGGTGCTTGCCAGCGGCCCGCGCGGATGGCTAGGGTCGAAAGCGGGGCGGCTCCCACCAGGGACAGCGCCCCGCCGCCCGGAGAGCGGTTCCCCGGGACGGCCCACGGGGCTTCCGGCGGCACAGGTCGGATGGCCCGCCGATGCAGCAAGGGGGTTCTCGCCGGATGACCGCCACCGCCGTCGCGTTGCAGGTTGACGACATCCATAAGTCTTTTGGGCGCCTGGAGGTCCTGCGGGGCATTTCCCTTTCGGCCCGCGATGGCGACGTCATCGCCATTTTGGGCTCGTCGGGCTCGGGGAAAAGCACGTTCTTACGCTGCCTTAATCTCCTGGAACACCCCGACCAGGGCGCCATCCGCTTGCGGGGCGAGGCCCTGGACTTGGTGCAAAGCCGCCAAGGCGGTGGCCTGAGTGCCCGCAATGCCCGCCAGCTTGCCGCCTTTCGCGCGCGCATCGGCTTTGTGTTCCAAAGTTTTAATCTGTGGCCCCACCTCACCGTCCTCGACAACGTGATCGAGGCGCCGGTCCACGTGAAGGGCGTCGCCCGGGCCGAGGCCCGCGACAAGGGGCTGGCCTTGCTGGAAAAGGTCGGCATTGCCCACAAGCGCGACAGCTATCCCTCCCACCTGTCGGGCGGGCAGCAGCAGCGCGCGGCCATTGCCCGAGCCCTGGCCATGGATCCCGAAGTCATCTTATTCGACGAGCCGACCAGCGCCCTTGACCCCGAACTGGTCTCCGAGGTGCTGGGCGTGATCCGGGCCTTGGCCGAGGAAGGCCGGACCATGCTCATCGTGACCCACGAGATGGGCTTCGCCCGCGACGTCGCCAGCGAGATCATTTTCCTGCACCAGGGGCGGATCGAGGAGCAGGGCCCCCCCAGCGAGATTTTCCACCACCCCAAAACCGAGCGGGCTCGCCAGTTCCTGGCCAAGCACTTGGTCGGCGGGGCCTGAGACCCAAAGGAGAAGACCGCGATGACCTTGAGAAAAGCCGCCGTTGCCCTGACCACCGCGCTCCTGCTCGGCGCGGGCGCGCTGATGGGGCCGCCGGCCCATGCCGAGACCCTGCGCTTCGCCACCGAGGGCGCCTTCCCGCCGTTCAACGCGGTCGATGACAAAGGCAAGCCCCATGGCTTCGATGTCGATATCGCCAAGGCCCTGTGCGCCGAGATGAAGGCCGAGTGCGAGTTGGTGGTTCAAGACTGGGACGGCCTGATCCCCGGCTTGCTGGCCAAGAAGTTCGATGCCATCATCGCCTCCATGTCGATCACCGAGGAGCGTCAGAAAAGCGTTCTCTTCTCCGATCCCTACTATTTCAATCAGTTCCACTTCGTCGGCCCCAAGGATCGCACTTTTACCCTGACCAAGGACGGCCTCAAGGGCCTGACCGTGGGCGCCCAGCGCGCCACCGTCTCGGCCAAGTGGCTGGAAGAGCACCTGGGCGATGCTGTTTCGGTCAAGCTCTACGACACCGCCGAGGAAGCCTACCTCGACCTGACCTCCGGGCGTCTTGACCTGATGCTCAACGACACCTACCCCACCTACGACTGGCTCAAGTCCCCGGCCGCTACCGGCTATGAGCTGAAGGGCGAGTCGGTGATCAAGGACGACAAGGTCGGTATTGCCCTGCGCCCCGGCGACACCGCCTTGGCCGCGTCTTTGAACAAGGCCCTGGCCGCGATCATCGCCAACGGCACCTATGCCGAGATCAACGCCCGCTACTTCCCCTTCAGCTTGCTGGCGCGCGAGTAGCTCTCCCCCGCCCCGGGGGGCATGCCCCGGAGCCCTCGGGTGGTGCCGGGCGTGGCATCGGGCACAAGAGAAAGAGACGGCTGGGGAGGCTGGCCTCCCCAGACCCCTCGTTCCCTGGGGCTTTGCCTCGCCTGACGGCGCAACGGGATCACATCCATGAACACCTTGACCGGCCTCGCCCTGGCGCCCCTGCTGCCTTCGCCACTGGCGTGGTCCCTGGCCGGCGTGGCCCTGGCGGTGGGGCTGGTTGGTCTCGTGCGTCGCGCGCGTGGCGCCGGCACGCGGCTTGTCGCGCTGGCGGCCCTGGTCCTCGCCCTTCTCAATCCCCAGTGGGTGACGGAAACCCGCAGCCCCCTGCCCGACGTGGCACTGGTGGCGCTGGATGTATCGCCCTCCCAAACCCTCACCGGCCGTGGCCCCGAGGCCGAAGCCGTGGCCGCCCGTGCCCGTCAGGCCCTAGCCCCCCTGCCCGGCCTGGAGACCCGCTTGGTCCGCGTGAGCGAGGGCGGTCCCCTGGGCACCCGCCTGATGAGCGCCGTGGACGAAGCCCTGGCCGACGTGCCGCGCGAGCGGCGGGCCGGCGTTGTTCTCGTGACCGATGGTCAAGTCCACGACGTCCACGGCGCGCCGACACCCGGCGCCCCGGTCCATGTCGTGCTGACCGGTCCCAAGGGCGGGCGCGACCGCTTGCTGATGCTGGCCGAGACCCCGCGCTTTGGACTGGTGGGCAAGCCGCTGCCCGTGACCGTGACGGTCGAGGACCCGGCCCTGGCCCCGGGAACCCCGGTCCCGGTGAGCGTCAGCCATAACGGAGCCCCCGGCGACACCCACTTGGTGCCCGCCAACACGCCAACCCCCCTCTCCCTGGTCCTGGAGACGGCGGGGCCCAATGTGATCGAGCTGTCCACCCCGGTGGTCCCCGGCGAGGTGGCGGCGGTCAACAATAAGATCGCCCTTGGGATCAATGGGGTGCGCGACCGGCTGCGGGTCTTGCTGGTGTCGGGCCAGCCGCACGCCGGCGAGCGGGTGTGGCGCAATCTGCTCAAGGCCGACCCGGCGGTGGATCTTGTCCACTTCACCATCTTGCGCCCGCCGATGAAGGAGGACCTCACCCCCTTGGCCGATCTGGCGCTCATTGCCTTTCCCATTCGCGAGTTGTTCGAGGAAAAGCTGGGCGACTTCGACCTGATCATCTTTGATCGCTTTGTGCGCTGGGGCCTGCTGCCCGACAGCTACCTGGACAACGTGGCGGCCGCCGTTGAACAGGGGGGGCCGTGCTGCTCAGTGTCGGCCCCGAGTACACCCAGCCCGATAGTCTGGCCGCCAGTCCGTTGGCCCGGATCCTGCCGGCCCAGCCCACCGGCCGAGTCCAGAGCCAGCCCTTTTTGCCCACCCTCACCGCCGAAGGCCAGCGCCATCCCGTGACCAGCGCCCTGCCCGGGGCCGACGCGCCTTGGGGCCCCTGGCTGCGCCAAGTGGAAATGTCCCCGCCCAGCGGCCGCGTCCTGATGACCGGCCGCGACGCCCTGCCCTTGCTGGTTCTCTCCCAGGTCAACAAGGGTCGCGTAGCGCTGTTGACCAGCGACACCATCTGGCTGTGGGCCAAGGGTTGGGAGGGCGGCGGGCCGCAAGGCGAGCTTCTGCGCCGCCTCGCCCACTGGCTGATGAAAGAACCCGACCTGGAGGAAGATGCGGTGCGCGCCCGCCTCGACGACGGCCAGCTTCTCCTCACCCGGCGCACCATGGGCAGCCTGCCCACGACCGCGCGGGTCCTCGGCCCCGATGGCCAGGAGCGAACCGTCCCCCTGACCGCCACCGGGCCCGGCAGTGCCGAGGCGCGCGTCTCGGCGCCCTGGCCCGGGGTCTACCGCGTTGAAACCCCGGATGGCGGCCGGGCGCTGGCCGTGGCCGGACAGCCCAATCCCCTGGAGACCACCCGCCTGACCCCGACCGACGCCCTGCTGGCCCCCCTAGCCCGCGACACCGGCGGCAGTGTCACCTGGGCCCAGGAGGGCTTGCCCGCCTTCCACCGGGTGGCCCCGGGACAGCCAGCACGCGGCCCCGGCTGGGTGGGGGTGGTGGCCAATGGCCGCCATGTGGTGTCCGGGGTGACCTTGAGCCCGGTGCTCGACACGCCGCTGGCGCTGGTGTTGATCTTGGGGGGGCTGGCGCTCGCGTGGTTCCGCGAGGGACGGAGCGACTGACCATCGTCTGACCCGATCAAAATAACCGGAACATTCAATTAGCCCTCCTTCCCCTGGAACGTTAGGATCCCCCCCACGAACCAACCACAGGAGGGCTCCATGTTCGTCCCCAACACGACCTTCAAGACCCGCGTGCGCAACGAAGCTCTGGGCGGCCCCAATCCCTTCGAATGGAAGGATCTCACCACCGCCGAGATCTTCTCCAACAAGAAGGTCGTTGTGTTCGCCCTGCCCGGCGCCTTCACCCCGACCTGCTCGACCAGCCATCTGCCCCGCTACGAGGCGCTGCACGACGAGTTCCGCGCCCTGGGTGTTGATCAGGTGATCTGTCTGTCGGTCAACGATGCGTTCGTGATGTACCAGTGGGGCAAGGCCCAGGGCGCCGACAAGGTGTTCCTGCTGCCCGACGGCAACGGCGAGTTCTCGCGCAAGATGGGCATGCTGGTGGACAAGTCCAACCTGGGCTTCGGCATGCGCTCCTGGCGCTATTCGATGTACGTGGTCAACGGCGAGGTCAAGAAGATGTTTGTCGAGCCGGGCCAGGACGACAACTGCCCCACCGACCCCTTTGAGGTCTCGGACGCCGATACCATGTTGAGCTGGCTGAAGGGCCAGCAGTAATCGGAAGAAGCAGGCTGGGGAGGCGGGCCTCCCCAGACCCCTCCGATCCTGGGGCGAAGGGTCAGCGGGACTGTGGGGTCTGGGGAGGCAAGCCTCCCCAGCCTTTTTTTTGCTCTACGGCACGGCCGGCAGATCGACGTGAAACGACGCCCCCTTGCCCACGGTGGACTCCACCCACAGCCGCCCCCCGTGCAAATCGACAATGCGCCGACACAAGGCCAAGCCCACCCCCGACCCCGTGCTGCGGGTCCCGTCCAGCCGATGAAAGAGATCAAACACGCTCTCCCGGGCGGCCGGCGGAATCCCAGGTCCGTTGTCACACACACTCACCCGCCAGATCCCCCGATCGGCTAGGGACGTGACTGTGACACCCACCACCGGCGCGCGCTCGGGATGCCGGTGCTTCAAGGCATTGCTCAACAAGTTCTGAAACAAGCGGGCCAGTTGCCCCTCGTCCCCCTCGACCCGCGCCTCGGTAGCCGGTAACACCACCGTGGCCTGATTTTCCGCCACCACCAGAGCCAGCGGCGCCAGAGCCCGATGCAACACCGCCTCCAAGGCCAAGCCCTGGCGGGTGGCCGGCCGGGTGGTCAGGCGGGCATAGTCGAGAAGGTCGTTGATCATGGTGGACATGCGCGCCGCGCCATCCAGGGCAAAGCCGATATAGGCCGCGGTTTCTCCGTCCAGCTGACTGCCCAGGCGCCGCTCGATCAGTTGCAGGTAGCTGCGCACCATCCGCAAGGGTTCTTGCAGGTCGTGGGAGATGCCATAGGCAAAGCTCTCCAACTCGGCGTTGGAGCGCACCAAAGCGGCGGTGCGCTCGGCCACCCGCTGTTCCAGGGCCGTGTTGACTTCGCTCAAACGGGCGTGACTTTCCTCCAGGGCGCGCAGGTCGTCGTAGGCCCGCAGGGCGGCAATGATGATGGTGAACAGTTTTTGGGCGGTGAGTTCGGTCTTGGCCTTGTAGTCGTTGATGTCGTAGGCGACGATCACATCGCGCTCGGGGGCTTGGCCCGGCTGGCCCGTGCGCAAAATAATGCGCACGCGCCGATTGCCCAGGTCCTCGCGCAGATGGCGCACCAGCCGCAGGCCGGCGTCCTCGGTCTCCATCACCACGTCGAGCAGGACCACCGCCAAGTCGGGATGCTGGGGCAGCAGGTGGCGCACCTCGGCCTCCGAGGTGGCAAACAACAAGCGCAGGCCCCGGTCCTTGAACCGCACCTTGCCGAGAACGGCCCGGGTGATGGCGTGGACTTCGGGATCGTCATCGGCCACCAGAATTTCCCACGGGGCCGCCTCGGTCATAACGACGGGGGGCGGGGCTTCCTCGCTGAACACGAGAAGGTCATCCGAAGGATCAAGGGGGCGCATCGAAGGTCCCTAGGCTGAAAAGAGCGCTCGTGAAGTGTGCACCCGGCCGCTGCCTCTGGCAACGCCTGCCCGAGGTCTCCCGAAAGAAAGGGAGACGCCCTGACAGATTTCGTAGGTTTTTGTCAAAAAAAAGCGGCGGGACGACCAGCGTCCCGCCGTTGGAAAGCTTGACAAGATCCTTACAAGCTTTTGTGGCCAGGGCCGAATTCGGGATAGGCCTCCAGGCCCAACTCGGACTTGTCGAGTCCGATGTTTTCCTCCTCTTCGGAGCAGCGCAGACCAACGGTAAACTTCAAGAGCACCCACACGACAAACGTGGTCACCAGGACAAAAGCACCAATGCTCGCCACCCCCAAAAGCTGGACCAGAAAACTGGTCTTGGGGTTGGACAAGGGCACCGCCAACGTCCCCCAGATGCCACACACGAGATGGACGGGAATGGCCCCGACCACGTCGTCGATACGCAGGCGGTCCAGCAAGGGCACGACCAGCACCACCAGCATGCCGCCCACGGCGCCAATGCCAATGGCCAGCAACGGCGAGGGCATCAAGGGTTCGGCCGTGATCGCCACCAGCCCCGCCAGCGCCCCGTTCAAGGTCATGGTCAGGTCCACCTTGCCGTAAAGAACCTGGGTCATGACAATGGCGGCGACCACGCCGGCCGCAGCGGCGAGGTTGGTGTTGACGTAAATGTTGGCGATGCCGGTAATCGCATCGGGCGAGCCCATCGACAGGTAGGAGCCGCCGTTAAACCCGAACCAGCCTAGCCACAGCATGAACATGCCCAAGGTCGCCAAGGCCAGATTGGCGCCGGGCAGGGGATTGACCCGGCCATCGGCGCTGTACTTGCCGCGACGCGCGCCCAGCACCAAGGCGCCCGTCAGCGCCGCCCAGCCGCCCACCGAGTGCACCAAGGTGGAGCCGGCAAAATCCGAGAAGCCCGCCTGATACAGCCAGCCGTGCCCCCACTGCCACGCCCCTTGAATGGGGTAGATGAGGCCGGTCAAAATCACGCTAAACAGCAAGAAGGGCCACAAGCGCAGGCGCTCGGCCAGGGCCCCCGAGACGATGGAGGCGGCGGTGGCCACAAACACCATCTGGAAGAACCAGTCGCTCATCACCGCATAGCCCTGGGCCACGTCGGGGCTGGGCGAGGGATCGTGCAAGAAAGACAGCGTGCCAATCCAGCCGCCGTCCACGCCCACGTACATCAGGTTATAACCGATCACATAATACATGAGACCGGCCACCGAGTAGGCGATGATGTTTTTCAACATCTGCATGGCGGTGTTCTTGGAGCGCACCAGCCCGCCTTCCAACATGGCGAAGCCGGCACCCATCCACATCACCAAGGCGCCATGGATCAAAAAGGAAAACGAGTTGAGGATATAGGCGACGTCATTCTTGAAGGCGTCGAGCGCCACGCTGGCCTCGGCGGCGGCGGTGGCCTCCAACGTCGAGGGCACTCCCGTGTCGGGGGAAGCCAGCCCGGGATCTTGGGCTAGCGCCGGCAGGGCCACGCCGACCACAAGGACGGCGAGCCCAAGGCCGCGAAGGGGATGCTGGGAAAAACTCATGAGAAGGGGCTCGTTGTCAAAGGGCATCGGTGCCGGTTTCGCCGGTACGAATACGCACGGCCTGTTCCAGCGACGAGACAAAGATCTTGCCATCGCCGATCTTGCCGGTGCCAGCCGCCGTGGTGATGGCTTCGATCGCCCGATCCACCACCTCGTCGCGCACGGCAACCTCGATCTTGACCTTGGGCAGGAAGTTTACCTGATACTCGGCCCCTCGGTAGATTTCTGTCTGGCCCTTCTGCCGCCCGAAGCCCTTGACCTCGGACACGGTCAACCCCTGGACATCCAGGGCGGCCAGAGCCTCGCGGACTTCGTCCAGCTTGAAGGGCTTGATGATCGCCATGATCAGTTTCATGCGTGGCTCCCCCATTGATTCCTGGTTGGAAACGCAGCCTTGCCCCGAAGGGCATGGCCCGACCCTGCCCCCGTGCCAGAACCCAGGGGGTCCAAGGGGCGCCCAACCATATGCCGGTTCACGGGAAAGAGGGAAGAGGGGCCGCCCGGCCGTGACGGCGAAAAAAGGCCGGCCAGGGAGGCGGGGCCTCCCCAGACCCCTCCCTCCCAAAGAGCGGTGTCGCTCTTTTAGCGGAAGATCACAGTCTTGGTGCCATTGATCATGATCCGGCGCTCGACATGCCAACGCACCGCGCGGGCCAGTACCACGGTTTCCAGGTCGCGCCCGGCCGAGACCAGATCGTCAACGCTGTTCTTGTGATCCACCCGCGTCACTTCCTGCTCGATGATCGGCCCTTCATCGAGATCATCGGTCACGTAGTGGGCCGTGGCACCAATGATCTTCACGCCGCGGGCGTGGGCCTGATGATAGGGCTTGGCCCCCTTGAAGCTGGGCAAGAAGGAATGGTGAATGTTGATGCAGCGGCCCGACAGGAGGTGACTGGCCTCCTTGGACAGAATTTGCATGTAGCGCGCCAAGACCACCACATCGGCCCGGGTGTCCTCGATGATCTTGAGGAAGGCCCGCTCCTGGCTCTCCTTGGTGTCGGTCGTCACCGGCAGGTGGTGATACGGGATGCCATGCCACTCGGCGATCTGAGCCATGTCGGGATGGTTCGAGACAATGGCCGGGATGTCCACGTGCAATTGGTTGGAGCGCCAGCGATGCACCAAGTCGTTGAGGCAGTGGCCAAAACGCGACACCGCAATCACCACCCGCGGCCGGTCGCGGGCCGAGATCAATTCCCACTGCATGCCATAGCGCTCGGCCAGCGGCGCGAAGCACTCGCGAAGGGCATTGGCCGAGGGCAGGCCGGGCGTGTCCGCGCGAAACACGGTGCGCATGAAAAAGCGTCCCGTGTCGGGATCGCTGTAATACGCCGCCTCGGTCGTGAAGGCTCCCTGGCTGTAAAGAAACCCGCTGACGGCGGCCGTGATGCCGAATCCGTCGGGACAGGTGATGGTCAGGATCAGGGAGTCACGAGGGTCTCCGGGCGGAAGAGGCTTGGGGCTACGCGACATGGCGGGCCGGTCCTTCTGGTTAGGAAGGTCCGCTGTTTACCCGCTTGATCCTAGTTCGTCCAGGGTGGATACCAAGGTCCCCACCAGGAGACGCCCGGCCGGTCCGCCGCGATCGACGTCGGGGAATGCTCTTCCCCCTTTTTTCAACCAGCGCGAGGAAATCAGGCCATGACGGCTCACCTCATTGATGGCAAGGCCTTCGCGGCCGGCGTGCGCGCCCGGGTCGCCGAGCGAGCCCAGGCCCTCGGCGTAACGCCGGGGCTGGCGGTGGTCCTGGTCGGCGAGGACCCGGCCAGCCAAGTTTATGTGGGATCCAAGGAGCGCGAGGCCCGAGCCGCCGGCTTTCACTCGGTGGTCCATCGCCTGCCGGCCACCACCTCGCAAGCCGAGTTGCTGGCCCTGATCCAGGCCCTCAACGGCGATCCGGCCATCCACGGCATTTTGGTGCAACTGCCGCTGCCGGCTGGCCTCGACGAAGACGCGGTGATCCTGGCCATCGACCCGGCCAAGGACGTGGACGGCTTCCATCCGGTCAACGTCGGCCGCCTCGCCTTGGGCCAGCCCGCCCCGGTACCCTGCACCCCGCGCGGCTGCCTCATGCTCTTGAAGGATCACCTGGGCGACCTGTCGGGACGCGAGGCCCTGGTCATCGGCCGCTCGGCCATTGTCGGTAAGCCCATGGCCATGCTGCTACTGGGCGCCAACGCCACCGTGACCATTGCCCATTCGCGCACCAAGGATCTGCCGGCCGTGTGCCGACGCGCCGACATCGTGGTGGCGGCGGTCGGCCGCCCCCATTTTGTCAAGGCCGACTGGCTCAAGCCGGGCGCCGTGGTCATTGATGTGGGCATCAACCGACTCGACCCCGCCCCCGGCGAAGCCAAGGGCCGGCTGGTCGGCGATGTCGATTTCGAGGCGGCGCGCCGTGTCGCCAGCGCCATCACCCCGGTGCCGGGCGGCGTTGGCCCCATGACCATCGCCTGCCTGCTCGACAACACCTTGGAAGCCTGCCTCGCCGCCCGGGCCTAGCCCCAGGGCCCAAGGGGTCTGGGGAGGTCAGCCTCCCCAGTCTTCGCCCGCCTCACCGGGCCCGATCGCGGGCATCCTCACCAAGACGGTCGGGACACACGATACGGATCTGGTGATAATCAATCTCGATACTGCCGGCGCGGCGCATCGCCTGCAAAATCCGGCTGGCGGTACGCCGCGACACGCCGCTCATGGTGGCCAAATCCTCCTGCGATAGATGGACCACCTCGGGCTCGGGCTGCCCCGTGCTTTGGGCATGCGTGTAGAAATAGAGGAGCATGCGCGCCAGCATGGCCTTGGAGGTCAAGGTGGCGCCATCCAAAACCCGGCGCAGGCTGATGCGCAAATAGAACAACGCCATGCGCGCCAGGAACAAGGCAATCTCCGGGTCCTGGTGCATAAGGCGCTGTAACGGCTGAACGGGAATAAAAAACACCTCGCTGTCCAGCACGGCGGTCGTGGCAATCAAGGTCACACTGTTGTCCACCACCGTGGCCCCGCCCACCCAGGTCCCGGAGAGGCCCATGGACGCCAGCACCTCGGTGCCGTTGGCATCGAGCATGGTCATGCGGAACTGGCCCGACACAATGCAATAAAGCCCGTCGCTCGGCTCGCCGAAATGCAGCAGCACCTTGCCCGCCCGGATCGTCTGAAACCGCCCCAGGGCGAGCACAGCCTTGCGCGAGGGCTCAGGAAGTGTGGCCAGCAGGGGATCGCACTCCAGAACCCTGCTCCCTTCCTCCCACCCCTTCCCCGCCGTCATCCGAACCTCCTTTCGGTAGGGTTCCTTTTTGTAGGGTGCCTCAGCGTGTTGCTGCGTATTGCGCCATCGATCGACA is a window of Pararhodospirillum photometricum DSM 122 DNA encoding:
- the amt gene encoding ammonium transporter, yielding MSFSQHPLRGLGLAVLVVGVALPALAQDPGLASPDTGVPSTLEATAAAEASVALDAFKNDVAYILNSFSFLIHGALVMWMGAGFAMLEGGLVRSKNTAMQMLKNIIAYSVAGLMYYVIGYNLMYVGVDGGWIGTLSFLHDPSPSPDVAQGYAVMSDWFFQMVFVATAASIVSGALAERLRLWPFLLFSVILTGLIYPIQGAWQWGHGWLYQAGFSDFAGSTLVHSVGGWAALTGALVLGARRGKYSADGRVNPLPGANLALATLGMFMLWLGWFGFNGGSYLSMGSPDAITGIANIYVNTNLAAAAGVVAAIVMTQVLYGKVDLTMTLNGALAGLVAITAEPLMPSPLLAIGIGAVGGMLVVLVVPLLDRLRIDDVVGAIPVHLVCGIWGTLAVPLSNPKTSFLVQLLGVASIGAFVLVTTFVVWVLLKFTVGLRCSEEEENIGLDKSELGLEAYPEFGPGHKSL
- a CDS encoding P-II family nitrogen regulator encodes the protein MKLIMAIIKPFKLDEVREALAALDVQGLTVSEVKGFGRQKGQTEIYRGAEYQVNFLPKVKIEVAVRDEVVDRAIEAITTAAGTGKIGDGKIFVSSLEQAVRIRTGETGTDAL
- the purU gene encoding formyltetrahydrofolate deformylase encodes the protein MSRSPKPLPPGDPRDSLILTITCPDGFGITAAVSGFLYSQGAFTTEAAYYSDPDTGRFFMRTVFRADTPGLPSANALRECFAPLAERYGMQWELISARDRPRVVIAVSRFGHCLNDLVHRWRSNQLHVDIPAIVSNHPDMAQIAEWHGIPYHHLPVTTDTKESQERAFLKIIEDTRADVVVLARYMQILSKEASHLLSGRCINIHHSFLPSFKGAKPYHQAHARGVKIIGATAHYVTDDLDEGPIIEQEVTRVDHKNSVDDLVSAGRDLETVVLARAVRWHVERRIMINGTKTVIFR
- the folD gene encoding bifunctional methylenetetrahydrofolate dehydrogenase/methenyltetrahydrofolate cyclohydrolase FolD, producing the protein MTAHLIDGKAFAAGVRARVAERAQALGVTPGLAVVLVGEDPASQVYVGSKEREARAAGFHSVVHRLPATTSQAELLALIQALNGDPAIHGILVQLPLPAGLDEDAVILAIDPAKDVDGFHPVNVGRLALGQPAPVPCTPRGCLMLLKDHLGDLSGREALVIGRSAIVGKPMAMLLLGANATVTIAHSRTKDLPAVCRRADIVVAAVGRPHFVKADWLKPGAVVIDVGINRLDPAPGEAKGRLVGDVDFEAARRVASAITPVPGGVGPMTIACLLDNTLEACLAARA
- a CDS encoding Crp/Fnr family transcriptional regulator codes for the protein MTAGKGWEEGSRVLECDPLLATLPEPSRKAVLALGRFQTIRAGKVLLHFGEPSDGLYCIVSGQFRMTMLDANGTEVLASMGLSGTWVGGATVVDNSVTLIATTAVLDSEVFFIPVQPLQRLMHQDPEIALFLARMALFYLRISLRRVLDGATLTSKAMLARMLLYFYTHAQSTGQPEPEVVHLSQEDLATMSGVSRRTASRILQAMRRAGSIEIDYHQIRIVCPDRLGEDARDRAR